A stretch of the Uranotaenia lowii strain MFRU-FL chromosome 3, ASM2978415v1, whole genome shotgun sequence genome encodes the following:
- the LOC129752593 gene encoding uncharacterized protein LOC129752593 codes for MNNMESLLRKRTAIEGRLRRAEQRIEALNPEGTALEHLKAELECLQDLLVDFRAIQNHILDQCIAVDDIEEHLDEEESIIKRFNASKAKLNGGISKLLAPMEQPKDTKQEDSGSNDAESFGTEEEGRDSSILAPEAPAVGANFIQESSDGGGATQIRSHVRLTAPELHLPKGILPTFTGEYSEWSSFFDLFLSAVDKNENLSKAQKLFYLKTYTSGKAAAVIKHVRVEDSAYDGALEALKRRFDRKDLIVAHHVQRFIEIPSFTVATGLLLRRLHDTADDVTRALAALRREERDCWLIHLLLMKVDVETRQHWIDRTAIFEFPASVEEFLGFIDQRAYALETAHNSSFRSGGAPHRPSGNPPHRPSSGRFDRSQQRSQSFISTGIGASAKCNVCQQKPHYLLFCQKFRSMSSAERLQTVHRMDLCTNCLRVKHGVATCDAGRCRKCNEAHHTLLHDSLVPAQVHLSFGTVNHVASDSFSSVFLATAIIWVTSASGERISARALLDSGSQASFVTTKLVEQLQPETHRIDIPLKGISGMSTKLRKAAFVNIGSRHSNLQMTLECAILDKISDQLPHRQFDIDSWKLNTSIPLADEHFNKPASIDLLIGAGVFYQLLEGGRISLGPSKPVLQQTVLGWVVAGECRTEAASNKPSLCLMTSLSDDEAEPEPTVNQLVSRFWELETLVPQRHLSVEERLCEDHYRQHTTRDHTGRYVVKLPFKRDPVEIAETGYQALKQFDLLKKRLNKDPERQKMYEEYINNFIIAGHISRAEPSTKQQRTIFLPHHCVLKEDRTTTKLRVVFNGSMKSSNGVTLNDLLMTGPVVQKSLYCILLNFRTHRVALTGDIEKMYLQVRVSPEDSDRIRMIWQEPGRKVAEYRMNTVTFGLACAPFLATRTLKQLFIDEGNEFPIAKESENDIYVDDCLTGADTVEEAIEKRMQLTRLLQKGFPIRKWASNESSVLRAVPPNDRASELALDLEPDPTIKTLGLKWQCRSDLFVFVANCDPFQAVFTKRQVLSTIAKIFDPLGLIGPVVTIAKVFMQEIWKIASDWSDPLPASFNQRWRTYLTHLREVWRIKVPRRSISIDKPTRIYLHGFCDASELAYGAVIYLRAIDKYGNTSSRLLCSKSKVCPINRPTIPRSELCAAALLAELIKTVKQNLRLEINQTLAFSDSMTTLAWIAGDPSRWKTFVANRVVQINEILPAINWRHVRTHQNPADLLSRGAAPVSLAENHLWWSGPDWEPESLREPQEVHLAPKEKEAMDNEKRRSAEVASYYMVASDLLDDIIARYSSYRTMVRVTSWMIRFVVNIQLPREHRNTGPLSVGDYEAGERMLVRYSQHQAFDAEITALQQGEPLPHKSKLWPLTPFLDGGLLRVGGRLARADMIYESKHPWILPAGCRLAKVLFHQEHVKNHHIGAQALLAFTRRRFWVPNGRNLARNTVWSCIPCYRKSPERGLTQPIMGQLPPERVNQAPPFFNSGVDYGGPITLVDRRGRGATSTKGYIAIFVCYATRAVHIEAVTKLTTTACLAALRRFIGRRGAVGHLYSDNGTNFQGASREMRAWYKKIQSDDHNQRVANFLSAGGTQWHFNVPGVPHLGGLWEAAIKTAKHHLNIVTGNARLTFEEFTTLLIEIEAIMNSRPISPCSNDPNDLQALTPGHLLIGRPIKEQNENGNYLPNPDVPYDLRFRYIMELKNHFWERWHREYIPELQIKGKWQKPSNEIIPGDLVLIRSKNLLSTQWRLGRVLKLHDSPDGHPRLATVRVQSGEITQTIHNISKLPTTERENS; via the coding sequence ATGAACAACATGGAATCACTTCTGAGGAAGCGGACAGCCATCGAAGGAAGGCTCAGGCGAGCAGAGCAGCGCATCGAGGCCCTCAATCCTGAGGGAACTGCCCTGGAGCACCTGAAAGCGGAGCTCGAATGCCTCCAAGACCTCTTGGTGGATTTTCGTGCAATTCAAAACCACATTCTCGACCAATGCATTGCCGTTGACGACATCGAGGAGCATTTGGATGAGGAGGAATCAATCATCAAGCGATTCAACGCGTCGAAAGCGAAGTTGAACGGCGGAATCTCCAAGCTTCTAGCACCAATGGAGCAACCGAAGGACACGAAGCAGGAAGACAGCGGAAGCAACGATGCCGAATCATTTGGAACCGAAGAGGAAGGCCGAGACTCATCGATACTAGCTCCGGAAGCACCAGCAGTCGGTGCGAATTTCATCCAGGAGAGCTCGGATGGTGGAGGCGCAACCCAAATCCGGTCCCATGTACGGCTCACTGCTCCGGAGCTTCACTTGCCGAAAGGGATACTACCAACTTTCACCGGCGAATACAGTGAATGGTCGTCGTTTTTCGATTTGTTTCTCAGCGCAGTCGACAAAAACGAGAATTTGTCGAAGGCACAGAAGCTGTTCTACCTCAAGACGTATACATCGGGTAAGGCAGCAGCAGTTATTAAGCATGTCAGGGTGGAAGATAGCGCTTATGATGGCGCTCTCGAAGCTCTAAAAAGACGGTTCGATCGAAAGGATCTTATCGTCGCTCACCACGTTCAGCGATTCATTGAAATTCCGTCGTTTACAGTAGCAACCGGCCTCTTGCTCCGGAGACTGCACGACACAGCGGATGATGTAACTCGAGCCTTAGCAGCCCTTCGACGGGAGGAACGGGATTGTTGGTTGATCCACCTCTTACTAATGAAGGTGGATGTCGAAACGCGCCAACATTGGATCGACCGGACAGCCATCTTTGAATTCCCAGCCAGTGTGGAAGAATTTCTTGGATTCATCGACCAGCGTGCCTACGCGCTCGAGACTGCGCATAACTCTTCGTTTCGATCGGGAGGTGCTCCGCATCGTCCATCGGGAAATCCTCCGCATCGTCCATCGTCCGGAAGATTTGATCGCAGTCAGCAGCGAAGCCAAAGCTTCATCAGCACGGGCATAGGCGCCAGTGCGAAGTGCAACGTATGTCAACAAAAACCCCACTATCTACTGTTTTGTCAGAAGTTCAGATCGATGTCGTCTGCTGAACGCTTACAAACAGTACATCGTATGGATCTCTGCACCAACTGTCTGCGCGTTAAGCATGGTGTAGCAACTTGCGATGCCGGAAGGTGCAGGAAGTGCAACGAAGCTCATCACACATTGCTCCATGATAGCCTGGTTCCAGCGCAGGTACATCTGTCATTTGGAACGGTGAACCATGTAGCTTCGGATTCGTTTTCGTCTGTTTTTCTGGCCACGGCTATCATCTGGGTGACTAGTGCATCAGGTGAACGTATTTCGGCACGAGCTCTTCTTGATTCGGGATCTCAAGCATCCTTTGTCACCACCAAGCTTGTTGAGCAACTACAGCCCGAGACACACCGTATCGACATACCGTTGAAGGGAATATCGGGAATGTCAACCAAATTGAGGAAAGCAGCGTTCGTAAACATCGGATCTAGGCATTCCAACCTGCAGATGACTCTGGAGTGTGCCATTCTGGACAAGATCTCCGATCAGTTACCCCATCGTCAGTTCGACATCGACAGTTGGAAGTTGAATACCAGCATACCATTGGCAGACGAGCATTTCAACAAACCAGCCTCTATTGACCTGCTCATCGGTGCCGGGGTGTTTTATCAGCTTTTGGAAGGCGGGCGCATTTCGTTGGGTCCAAGCAAGCCAGTGTTGCAGCAGACAGTTCTAGGTTGGGTCGTCGCAGGAGAATGCCGCACCGAAGCTGCCAGCAACAAGCCCTCGTTGTGTCTCATGACTTCTCTGTCTGATGACGAAGCAGAACCTGAACCAACAGTGAACCAACTTGTCTCTCGATTCTGGGAACTGGAAACCCTCGTGCCGCAGCGCCACCTCTCAGTGGAAGAGCGGTTGTGTGAGGACCACTACAGACAGCACACCACCAGGGACCATACTGGGCGGTACGTCGTAAAACTCCCGTTCAAGCGAGATCCAGTCGAGATTGCGGAGACCGGGTACCAGGCATTAAAGCAGTTTGATCTTCTGAAAAAACGGCTGAACAAGGATCCAGAACGTCAGAAGATGTACGAAGAATACATCAACAATTTTATCATAGCGGGTCACATAAGCAGAGCAGAGCCATCTACGAAACAGCAACGCACGATATTCCTGCCTCACCATTGCGTGCTGAAGGAGGACAGAACTACGACGAAACTTCGAGTGGTTTTCAACGGGTCGATGAAATCCAGCAACGGAGTGACGCTCAACGACTTGCTGATGACAGGGCCGGTCGTGCAGAAGTCTCTTTACTGCATTCTTCTCAATTTCCGAACCCATCGAGTTGCATTAACCGGAGATATCGAGAAAATGTATCTGCAGGTTAGAGTGTCACCAGAGGATAGCGATCGGATTCGTATGATCTGGCAAGAGCCGGGTCGAAAGGTGGCTGAGTACCGGATGAACACAGTCACGTTTGGTTTAGCATGCGCACCTTTTCTGGCAACACGCACCCTTAAACAACTTTTCATCGATGAGGGCAACGAGTTTCCGATAGCGAAGGAATCGGAAAATGACATCTACGTCGACGACTGCTTGACCGGTGCTGACACCGTCGAGGAAGCCATCGAGAAACGGATGCAACTGACTAGACTCCTACAGAAAGGATTTCCCATTCGCAAGTGGGCCTCAAATGAATCTTCAGTGCTGCGAGCTGTTCCACCCAACGACCGAGCAAGTGAGTTGGCCTTAGACCTCGAACCCGACCCAACAATCAAGACGCTTGGGCTAAAATGGCAGTGTCGCAGTGATTTGTTCGTGTTTGTGGCGAATTGTGATCCCTTCCAAGCCGTATTCACCAAACGACAAGTGCTCTCAACGATAGCGAAGATATTTGATCCTCTAGGATTGATCGGACCCGTCGTAACTATTGCAAAGGTCTTCATGCAGGAGATATGGAAGATTGCCAGTGACTGGTCAGACCCGCTACCGGCCTCTTTCAACCAACGATGGAGGACGTACCTGACCCATCTACGAGAAGTCTGGAGAATTAAGGTGCCTAGGAGAAGCATCTCGATCGACAAACCCACACGCATCTATCTACACGGTTTCTGTGACGCGTCGGAGCTCGCATATGGGGCGGTAATCTACTTACGCGCCATTGACAAGTATGGTAACACCAGTTCGCGCCTTCTGTGCTCGAAGTCAAAGGTTTGTCCGATCAATCGCCCAACGATTCCTCGCAGCGAATTGTGCGCTGCCGCACTATTAGCAGAATTGATAAAGACGGTCAAGCAGAATCTTCGCCTAGAGATCAACCAAACCTTAGCCTTCAGTGATTCGATGACGACTTTAGCGTGGATAGCGGGTGACCCATCAAGATGGAAGACGTTCGTAGCAAATCGCGTGGTGCAGATCAACGAGATTCTTCCTGCAATCAACTGGAGGCACGTACGCACCCATCAGAATCCAGCCGATCTCTTAAGTCGAGGTGCAGCTCCCGTGTCACTTGCTGAAAATCATCTGTGGTGGTCGGGTCCGGACTGGGAACCTGAAAGTTTACGAGAGCCGCAAGAAGTTCATCTTGCGCCAAAGGAGAAGGAGGCGATGGACAACGAGAAGCGCAGGTCAGCAGAGGTGGCTTCTTACTACATGGTAGCTAGCGATCTTCTAGATGACATCATAGCGAGGTATTCATCTTATCGAACTATGGTCAGAGTTACATCCTGGATGATCCGTTTCGTCGTCAACATTCAACTCCCCCGAGAACACCGAAACACAGGTCCTTTATCAGTGGGTGACTATGAGGCAGGTGAAAGAATGCTCGTCCGATATTCACAACATCAGGCGTTCGACGCTGAAATCACGGCACTTCAACAAGGCGAACCCTTGCCGCATAAGAGTAAACTGTGGCCATTAACACCATTTCTGGATGGTGGACTCCTCAGGGTGGGCGGCAGGTTGGCGAGGGCGGATATGATCTACGAGTCGAAACACCCTTGGATCCTACCCGCAGGTTGTCGTTTAGCGaaggttttgtttcatcaagAACACGTGAAGAATCATCACATCGGAGCACAAGCACTACTGGCGTTCACTCGGCGACGATTTTGGGTTCCAAACGGAAGGAATTTGGCACGCAATACTGTTTGGAGCTGCATTCCGTGCTATCGAAAGAGCCCAGAGCGTGGTTTGACTCAGCCAATCATGGGACAGCTTCCACCAGAACGAGTGAATCAGGCCCCCCCATTTTTCAACAGCGGAGTCGATTACGGTGGCCCCATCACATTGGTCGATCGTCGCGGCAGAGGCGCAACATCAACGAAAGGGTACATCGCTATATTTGTATGCTACGCAACAAGAGCCGTTCACATCGAAGCGGTTACGAAACTCACAACTACCGCGTGTCTCGCAGCGTTGAGGCGTTTCATCGGGCGTAGAGGAGCAGTTGGACATCTCTATAGCGACAATGGTACAAATTTCCAAGGAGCATCGCGAGAAATGCGGGCATggtacaaaaaaatccaatcggATGATCACAATCAGCGAGTCGCTAATTTCCTGTCGGCTGGAGGCACACAGTGGCATTTCAACGTTCCCGGAGTCCCTCATCTAGGCGGCCTGTGGGAAGCGGCGATAAAAACCGCAAAACACCACCTCAACATCGTGACCGGAAACGCGCGCTTAACCTTCGAAGAATTTACCACTTTGTTGATCGAAATTGAGGCAATCATGAACTCAAGACCAATTTCTCCATGCTCAAATGATCCAAACGATCTTCAAGCCTTGACACCGGGTCATTTGCTGATTGGACGACCCATCAAGGAGCAGAATGAAAACGGAAATTATCTTCCCAATCCAGATGTCCCCTACGACTTAAGATTCCGGTACATAATGGAGCTGAAGAACCATTTCTGGGAACGTTGGCACAGGGAATATATTCCCGAACtccaaatcaaaggaaaatggcaaaaacctTCGAACGAGATTATTCCCGGGGATCTAGTTCTCATCAGAtccaaaaatttactttcaacccAGTGGAGATTAGGTCGGGTGCTGAAGTTGCACGATAGTCCGGATGGTCATCCCAGGTTAGCAACAGTAAGGGTCCAGTCCGGAGAAATAACTCAAACCATACACAACATAAGTAAGCTTCCAACAACCGAACGGGAAAATTCATGA